The region TCGCTTTACTGGCTCTGACACTCGTGCCGCTGTTCTGCAACAATTTCATTATCAGATTCGCAACTGACATTCTGATGTTCGCCATCATGGCAAGCGCCTGGAATCTTATCGGCGGCTACACCGGCTATGCCTCGTTTGGCAACGTGGTCTTTTTTGGCATCGGCGCCTATGTCACTGCAGTATTGATGGAAAAGGCAGGACTCAATTTTTTTATTGCTTTTTTGTCAGCAGGTATGGGGGCCGCCCTCTTTGCCATCCTCATTGGTCTGCCAGTTCTGCGACTCCGGGGCCATTATTTTGCCATTGCCACCCTGGGTGTTGCTGAAGCCATGAAAGCTCTGGTGCAAAACCTTGAAATAACCGAGGGAAACTCGGGCATCTACCTGCCCATGATGGATCTGGCTGTCAGAAAGCAATATTATTTTTTCTTTTACATGATGCTCGGCACCCTGGTTCTCACCCTGATCGTCACTTATATTTTGCTCAATGCCAAGCTGGGCTACTCTCTGATTGCTATTCGCGAGGATGAGGATGCAGCCAATTCCGTGGGCATCAACACCACCTATGCCAAGACCATGGCCTTTGCTCTCAGCGGCCTCTTCACCGGCTTCTGCGGCAGTATCTATGCCTATCAACAGGCATTCATCAAACCGGGGCCTGCTTTTACGGTGCACACTACCGTAAAGATGATCGTCATGGCCGTCTTTGGCGGCATGGGCAAGCTGTTCGGCCCCCTGCTGGGAGCCTTTAGCATTGAAATCATCTCCGAGTTCTTGTCCAATTATTTCCTCCTGGCCCACACCCTTTTCTTTGGCGTTGTGGTGATTCTGGCCATCGTTTTTACACCCAAGGGTATTATTGACATGATAATCCAGAAGAGATTCGGGCTCGCTTACTTTCTGGAAAATATCCGCGAACACCGGGTATAAAAAAGGTCTACCGCATGAACATTCTGGAAGGCAAGGGAATCAGCAAGAAATTTGCAGGGCTTCTGGCAGTGCGCCAGGTGGACTTTTCCTTGCAGCAGGGAGAAATTCTGGGTCTCATCGGCCCCAATGGCGCTGGCAAGACCACCCTGGTAAACGTCATTGCCGGCGTGTACAAACCCTCGGAAGGAGAAGTCTACTTCAAGGGCAAAAAAATATCGGGTATGAAACCCTACCAGATTGGCCGCCTGGGCGTGGCGCGCACCTTTCAAATCGTCAAACCATTCCCGGGCATGACGGTAAAAGAGAATGCCTCTGTGGGTGCCATGTTCGGCGCCCAGGGCAAACGCTGGTCAGCGAAAGAGGCTATAGAGAAAGCCCAGGAAATTCTGGAATTTGTTGGCCTGGGGGACCAGATGAACCAGCGGGCAGACCAGCTCAATGTGGCCTCCAGAAAAAGGCTGGAGATGGCCAAAGCTCTGGCCATGAGCCCCGAGGTGGTCCTCTTCGATGAAGTCATGGCAGGGCTTAACTTCAGCGAGATCGACCAATCCGTGGAATTGATCAAGAAAATCAGAGACAGGGGCGTG is a window of Deltaproteobacteria bacterium DNA encoding:
- a CDS encoding branched-chain amino acid ABC transporter permease — protein: MRNHLLRNYLLCGVALLALTLVPLFCNNFIIRFATDILMFAIMASAWNLIGGYTGYASFGNVVFFGIGAYVTAVLMEKAGLNFFIAFLSAGMGAALFAILIGLPVLRLRGHYFAIATLGVAEAMKALVQNLEITEGNSGIYLPMMDLAVRKQYYFFFYMMLGTLVLTLIVTYILLNAKLGYSLIAIREDEDAANSVGINTTYAKTMAFALSGLFTGFCGSIYAYQQAFIKPGPAFTVHTTVKMIVMAVFGGMGKLFGPLLGAFSIEIISEFLSNYFLLAHTLFFGVVVILAIVFTPKGIIDMIIQKRFGLAYFLENIREHRV
- a CDS encoding ABC transporter ATP-binding protein, giving the protein MNILEGKGISKKFAGLLAVRQVDFSLQQGEILGLIGPNGAGKTTLVNVIAGVYKPSEGEVYFKGKKISGMKPYQIGRLGVARTFQIVKPFPGMTVKENASVGAMFGAQGKRWSAKEAIEKAQEILEFVGLGDQMNQRADQLNVASRKRLEMAKALAMSPEVVLFDEVMAGLNFSEIDQSVELIKKIRDRGVTILIIEHVMRAIKNVCDRIFVLHHGEKIADGSPETVLNDEEVIKAYLGKRFKELTR